From Cyprinus carpio isolate SPL01 chromosome A7, ASM1834038v1, whole genome shotgun sequence, a single genomic window includes:
- the LOC109055376 gene encoding malignant fibrous histiocytoma-amplified sequence 1-like, giving the protein MPLLNGNQNARKEEDFAGKKLKALPYELLQRGGDAVKVDLQKNRLKQINGISQLKNLTELNLSRNELSDFPVDITGLYQLEKLYINQNNIKTIPENVFPSLEKLRFLKLSTNRLEKLPQDINRCLHLNYLNLSNNCLRNLDSLVGLSHLKELYVERNQLAELPELLFLNNSLTLFKANGNPLRKPPQEVCAGGLRDIQSYFAMLEADAPDVCTVKTMFLGSSMAGKSTLCRSLKQGCPVTVAEEDRTVGIEISEVGSEGVRFFFWDFAGQEEYYITHHVFITAQAFVILAINLSSYNMDAQSFKEKVGFWIKNLQLKIPDSVVLLVGTHIDQCTKENEVKEKKKHIEEQVKEMLETHTTNLERRMKNFQEMEDSSLYYDQINQIERLTEYKLKVVDFIPVDCTEQADIDKLHSRIKHEVLNKETFPSIEQTLPRCYCEVENEIQELLKNGDIAEHGIVSQSSLLYELKNRHETLDDDKLKLILQYLHRIGVIMWYKEIPELAGSLFVKPSFLISLFKTIVRHDLVQELNKISPAQLKSENALVIQKKRWISDYKDRASLNNVAIRILVRNELQKNNYGITDEELIEEVVGSKKREGSLLSLLKHFDVCLSTKHNSPLNPKANEFCPQKNWKPSNPIVYEPDACLFPSYLSDNKQVEQKWESDNTEDLNIHVYFLPEIPHGFFHRLVIRTCSLYSPYWIGKDQCVLCCGDKRFLLREHCDEDQFIEIRCKESELETPGEIQKAWGVIREIMKRLNTLTEQWQGLYLTVHSPCKSSDCDQYFQWNDWQEWLEDSGTSKFNVGLEEKQTCPNGHQRRTELLFPRTPDAST; this is encoded by the exons ATGCCCCTTTTAAATG GAAATCAAAATGCCAGAAAGGAAGAAGACTTTGCTGGAAAGAAACTCAAAGCCCTGCCCTATGAGCTGCTTCAGAGGGGTGGAGATGCAGTCAAGGTTGATCTACAGAAGAACAGACTCAAACAAATCAATGGGATCTCTCAACTGAAAAACCTGACGGAGCTCAACCTGAGCAGGAATGAGCTCAGCGATTTCCCTGTGGATATTACAGGGTTATACCAACTGGAGAAACTTTATATCAATCAGAACAATATCAAAACCATTCCAGAAAATGTCTTTCCATCCTTAGAGAAACTTCGATTTCTGAAGTTGAGCACCAATCGGCTAGAAAAGCTACCCCAGGACATCAACAGGTGCCTACATCTCAACTACCTAAACCTGTCCAACAACTGCCTGAGGAATTTGGATTCTCTCGTGGGTCTTTCACACCTAAAAGAGCTTTATGTCGAGAGGAACCAGTTAGCTGAGCTACCAGAACTTCTCTTTCTAAACAATAGCTTAACTCTGTTCAAAGCTAATGGTAACCCTCTTAGAAAGCCCCCTCAGGAGGTCTGTGCAGGGGGATTGAGAGATATCCAGAGTTACTTTGCAATGCTTGAGGCGGACGCCCCAGATGTCTGCACTGTGAAGACTATGTTTCTTGGGAGCTCCATGGCAGGGAAATCCACTCTGTGCCGCAGTCTGAAGCAGGGTTGCCCTGTAACAGTGGCCGAGGAAGACCGGACTGTAGGGATTGAAATAAGTGAAGTTGGTAGTGAGGGTGTCCGTTTTTTCTTTTGGGACTTTGCTGGACAAGAGGAATACTACATCACCCATCATGTATTTATAACAGCTCAAGCCTTTGTCATACTTGCCATCAACCTTTCCAG ttacaaCATGGATGCCCAGAGTTTCAAGGAGAAAGTGGGCTTCTGGATCAAAAATCTTCAGCTTAAGATTCCCGACTCAGTAGTTCTGCTTGTGGGCACTCATATTGACCAGTGCACGAAAGAGAATGaggtgaaagaaaagaaaaaacacatcgAAGAGCAGGTGAAGGAAATGCTTGAAACACATACAACTAATTTGGAGCGGCGGATGAAGAACTTCCAGGAAATGGAGGACTCATCTTTGTACTATGACCAGATAAATCAGATTGAGAGACTGACTGAGTACAAACTAAAG GTGGTTGACTTTATTCCTGTAGATTGCACTGAACAAGCGGACATCGACAAGCTACATTCTCGCATCAAACATGAGGTTTTAAACAAAGAGACATTTCCAAGCATCGAACAGACATTACCCAGATGCTACTGTGAGGTGGAGAATGAAATCCAAGAACTCCTGAAAAACGGTGACATTGCTGAGCATg GAATTGTGAGTCAAAGCTCCCTCTTGTATGAACTAAAGAACAGACATGAGACACTGGACGATGACAAACTAAAGTTAATTCTTCAGTATCTCCACCGAATCGGCGTCATTATGTGGTACAAGGAAATCCCGGAATTGGCGGGTTCTTTGTTTGTAAAGCCATCATTCCTCATCTCATTGTTCAAG ACTATTGTGAGACATGACCTAGTCCAGGAGCTGAACAAGATTTCCCCTGCACAGCTGAAGTCAGAAAATGCACTTGTGATACAGAAGAAACGATGGATCAGTGACTATAAAGACAGAGCGTCCTTAAACAATGTGGCTATCAGGATCCTGGTGCGGAATGAGCTCCAGAAGAATAATTATGGCATTACTGATGAAGAGCTAATTGAGGAGGTGGTTGGGTCCAAAAAGAGGGAAGGAAGTCTTCTTTCACTACTAAAGCACTTTGATGTATGTTTGTCGACCAAACATAACAGCCCTCTCAATCCGAAAGCCAACGAATTCTGTCCGCAGAAAAATTGGAAGCCCTCAAATCCGATTGTGTATGAGCCAGATGCTTGTCTGTTCCCAAGTTACCTGTCAGACAACAAACAGGTAGAGCAAAAGTGGGAATCAGACAATACGGAGGACCTGAATATCCATGTTTACTTCCTACCTGAGATACCACATGGTTTCTTTCACAG GCTTGTGATCAGGACATGCTCCTTATACTCTCCATACTGGATCGGAAAAGACCAGTGTGTGCTGTGCTGTGGTGACAAACGGTTTCTGCTCAGAGAACACTGTGATGAGGACCAATTCATTGAGATCCGCTGCAAAGAGAGCGAGC TTGAAACCCCAGGAGAGATCCAGAAAGCATGGGGAGTGATAAGGGAGATTATGAAACGGCTGAACACACTGACAGAGCAGTGGCAAGGGCTGTACCTGACTGTCCACAGTCCCTGTAAATCCAGTGACTGTGATCAGTACTTTCAATGGAATGACTGGCAAGAATGGCTAGAAGATTCAGGGACGAGCAAATTTAATGT AGGACTAGAGGAGAAACAAACTTGCCCTAATGGACACCAACGAAGGACGGAGTTGCTGTTCCCTAGaa CTCCTGATGCTTCGACCTAA
- the LOC109055389 gene encoding achaete-scute homolog 1b-like, whose product MEATVIAATQMTQDSFYQPFSDTLVSHVKQDSECKVLKRQRSCSPELLRCKRRLTFNGLGYTIPHQQPMAVARRNERERNRVKQVNMGFQTLRQHVPNGAENKKMSKVETLRSAVEYIRALQQLLDEHDAVSAVLQCGVPSPSVSNAYSAGSESPHSAYSSDEGSYEHLSSEEQELLDFTIWFDRYESGASLTTKDWC is encoded by the exons ATGGAGGCAACTGTCATCGCTGCGACGCAAATGACTCAAGATTCTTTTTACCAGCCTTTTTCGGACACCCTCGTATCTCATGTGAAGCAGGACAGTGAGTGTAAAGTTCTGAAGAGACAGCGCTCGTGCAGCCCAGAGCTGCTCAGGTGCAAGAGGAGACTGACTTTCAACGGACTCGGCTATACCATCCCTCACCAGCAGCCCATGGCGGTGGCCAGACGCAACGAGCGCGAAAGAAACCGCGTCAAGCAGGTCAACATGGGCTTCCAGACGCTGCGCCAGCATGTGCCGAACGGAGCGGAGAACAAGAAGATGAGCAAAGTGGAGACGCTGCGCTCTGCGGTGGAGTACATCCGAGCGCTTCAGCAGCTGCTGGACGAGCACGACGCGGTGTCCGCTGTGCTGCAGTGCGGCGTCCCGTCTCCCTCGGTCTCCAACGCGTACTCGGCGGGCTCGGAGTCTCCTCATTCCGCTTATTCCTCTGATGAGGGCAGCTACGAGCATCTCAGCTCTGAGGAGCAAGAGCTGCTGGACTTTACCATATGGTTCGACAGATATGAATCAG GTGCTTCATTGACTACTAAAGATTGGTGCTGA